The Beijerinckiaceae bacterium RH AL1 genome has a segment encoding these proteins:
- a CDS encoding Porin (ID:RHAL1_03971;~source:Prodigal:2.6): MVRSELKLKKILLGVALLGATSTAALAADLPSRRAPPVYIPPPVPVFTWTGFYIGGNAGYAFDAKSSFNTTAGAARTFVQSKADGFTGGGQIGYNFQLGNAPILGNLGGGFGGGGLILGVEADAAYTDLRRDFAIGGAPYNANTQFVGTARGRLGYAFNNVMIYGTGGFAYGGINDRVGVAVANKIATGYAYGGGIEYAIPTSSFVNFFHSSAVTLKAEYLHYDLGSQALNAGRVGSSVKNDGNIVRGGINYKFDLFGVPAAPVVARY; the protein is encoded by the coding sequence ATGGTTCGCTCGGAGTTGAAATTGAAAAAGATCCTGCTCGGCGTCGCCCTTCTCGGCGCGACTTCCACCGCAGCGCTGGCAGCCGACCTTCCCTCGCGTCGTGCTCCGCCGGTGTACATCCCCCCGCCGGTCCCCGTCTTCACCTGGACGGGCTTCTACATCGGCGGCAACGCCGGTTACGCCTTCGACGCCAAGTCGTCGTTCAACACCACGGCCGGCGCGGCGCGCACGTTCGTGCAGTCGAAAGCCGACGGCTTCACCGGCGGCGGCCAGATCGGCTACAACTTCCAGCTCGGCAACGCGCCGATCCTCGGCAACCTCGGCGGCGGCTTCGGCGGCGGCGGTCTCATCCTCGGCGTCGAGGCTGATGCGGCCTACACCGACCTGCGTCGCGACTTCGCCATCGGCGGCGCGCCCTACAACGCGAACACGCAGTTCGTCGGCACCGCCCGCGGTCGCCTCGGCTACGCGTTCAACAACGTGATGATCTACGGCACCGGCGGCTTCGCCTACGGCGGCATCAACGACCGCGTCGGCGTCGCCGTCGCCAACAAGATTGCCACCGGCTACGCCTACGGCGGCGGCATCGAGTACGCGATCCCGACCTCCTCGTTCGTGAACTTCTTCCACTCGAGCGCGGTGACCCTGAAGGCCGAGTACCTGCACTACGACCTCGGCTCGCAGGCGCTCAACGCAGGTCGCGTCGGCAGCTCGGTCAAGAACGACGGCAACATCGTTCGCGGCGGCATCAACTACAAGTTCGACCTCTTCGGCGTCCCGGCGGCGCCGGTCGTCGCCCGCTACTGA
- a CDS encoding RND transporter (ID:RHAL1_03972;~source:Prodigal:2.6) — protein MQSVESEVQSSRSGTGTPDTGLPQLAFGTERMGLISLRAPFLVGIVFAILAVAAVFGAMKLKVDDSLSQLFRSNTPQFRQYEAVTRDFPSSEYDVLVVISGKDLLVRDNVEKIRNLVTDLQLIDGERSIISMFSAREPPKPGQTIPPALFPEPLPEGQAYDDLVKKIRANELINGKLISPDGTLALVVLALNPDVASSSKSGNIVKQIRQTMSEDLEGSNLKGELAGVPVMQLEIHDSVERDRVIYNLIGFVAGCLIAILFFRRVSFMLVAAAPPLVAILISVGALGWLDFRLNIFLNVMTPLIMVISFSDSMQLTFAIRDRLVAGQSKAQAIRGALAVVGPACVLTHTTTMVSFVALLFSDSDLIKVFGEAGLLTTAIALVTVLVLLPLLAVTLVRGEVKLAQSTASSDTAINMLRGFCRWIAERMVSHPGVYSLISIVVCIVLSIIYTNLQPRYRLADQVPNNEQAVTANGSLDRKLTGANPVDVLIEIPKGEDLYSPATLATLEAVQRTTASEPGVGNVFSLQTLRDWLSQKLGENDVETLKKYVGYIPEPLVRRFVAADQRSALVSGRIPDKDASQLLPVVDDLDARLDAVRKAHPGYQISVTGLAVIAARNSALMIERLSRGLTVEIVFVAGFIGLAFRSWKVMLLAIMPGIFPIIASGALLYAMGEGLQFASVVALTVSFGLGLSATIHFLNRLRLEERPGENAAVSVERATILVGPALILTSVVLACGLAVTAFSNLPMLRLFGWLSAFAMIAALVADLLILRPTAMYLYSLVPASLKHRPAE, from the coding sequence ATGCAATCAGTCGAGAGCGAGGTCCAGTCGTCGCGGTCGGGGACCGGTACGCCGGACACGGGGCTTCCGCAGCTCGCCTTCGGCACCGAGCGGATGGGCCTCATCTCGCTGAGGGCGCCGTTCCTCGTCGGCATCGTCTTCGCGATCCTCGCGGTCGCCGCCGTCTTCGGCGCGATGAAGCTCAAGGTCGACGATTCCCTCTCGCAGCTCTTCCGCTCGAACACGCCGCAGTTCCGCCAGTACGAGGCGGTGACGCGCGACTTCCCGTCGTCGGAATACGACGTGCTCGTCGTCATCTCGGGCAAGGACCTCTTGGTCCGCGACAACGTCGAGAAGATCCGCAACCTCGTTACCGACCTGCAGCTGATCGACGGCGAGCGCTCGATCATCTCGATGTTCTCCGCCCGCGAGCCGCCGAAGCCGGGGCAGACGATCCCGCCCGCGCTGTTCCCGGAGCCGCTGCCGGAGGGCCAGGCCTACGACGATCTCGTCAAGAAGATCCGCGCCAACGAGCTCATCAACGGCAAGCTGATCTCGCCCGACGGGACGCTGGCGCTGGTCGTGCTCGCGCTCAATCCCGACGTCGCGTCGAGCTCGAAGTCCGGCAACATCGTCAAGCAGATCCGCCAGACGATGAGCGAGGATCTCGAGGGCTCCAATCTCAAGGGCGAGCTCGCCGGCGTGCCGGTCATGCAGCTCGAGATCCACGATTCCGTCGAGCGCGACCGCGTCATCTACAACCTCATCGGCTTCGTCGCCGGTTGCCTGATCGCGATCCTGTTCTTCCGCCGCGTCTCGTTCATGCTGGTTGCCGCCGCGCCGCCGCTCGTCGCGATCCTGATCTCGGTCGGCGCGCTCGGCTGGCTCGACTTCCGGCTCAACATCTTCCTCAACGTGATGACGCCGCTGATCATGGTGATCAGCTTCTCCGACTCGATGCAGCTCACCTTCGCCATCCGCGACCGCCTCGTCGCCGGCCAGAGCAAGGCGCAGGCGATCAGGGGCGCGCTCGCCGTCGTCGGGCCGGCCTGCGTGCTCACGCACACGACGACGATGGTCTCCTTCGTCGCGCTGCTGTTCTCGGACTCCGACCTCATCAAGGTGTTCGGCGAGGCCGGGCTGCTGACGACCGCGATCGCGCTCGTCACCGTGCTGGTGCTGCTGCCGCTGCTCGCCGTCACGCTGGTGCGCGGCGAGGTGAAGCTCGCGCAGTCGACCGCGAGCTCGGACACCGCGATCAACATGCTGCGCGGCTTCTGCCGCTGGATCGCCGAGCGCATGGTCTCGCACCCCGGCGTCTACAGCCTGATCTCGATCGTCGTCTGCATCGTGCTGTCGATCATCTACACCAACCTGCAGCCGCGCTACCGGCTCGCCGACCAGGTGCCGAACAACGAGCAGGCTGTGACGGCGAACGGCTCGCTCGACAGGAAGCTCACCGGCGCCAACCCCGTCGACGTGCTCATCGAGATCCCGAAAGGCGAGGATCTCTACTCGCCGGCGACGCTGGCCACGCTCGAGGCGGTGCAGCGCACGACGGCCTCCGAGCCCGGCGTCGGCAACGTCTTCTCGCTGCAGACGCTGCGCGATTGGCTGTCGCAGAAGCTCGGCGAGAACGATGTCGAGACGCTGAAGAAGTACGTCGGCTACATCCCCGAGCCGCTGGTGCGTCGCTTCGTCGCTGCCGATCAGCGCTCTGCGCTGGTGTCGGGGCGCATCCCCGACAAGGACGCGAGCCAGCTCCTGCCGGTGGTCGACGACCTCGACGCGCGGCTCGATGCCGTGCGCAAGGCGCATCCCGGCTACCAGATCTCCGTCACCGGCCTCGCGGTCATCGCGGCGCGCAACTCGGCGCTCATGATCGAGCGTCTGTCGCGCGGGCTCACCGTCGAGATCGTCTTCGTCGCCGGCTTCATCGGCCTCGCCTTCAGATCGTGGAAGGTGATGCTGCTCGCGATCATGCCGGGCATCTTCCCGATCATCGCATCGGGTGCCCTGCTCTATGCGATGGGCGAAGGGCTGCAATTCGCCAGCGTCGTGGCACTCACCGTTTCGTTCGGCTTGGGCCTCAGCGCGACGATCCACTTCTTGAATAGGTTGCGTCTGGAGGAGCGGCCCGGCGAGAACGCCGCGGTGTCGGTCGAGCGCGCGACGATCCTCGTCGGCCCTGCCCTCATCCTGACCTCGGTGGTGCTCGCCTGCGGGCTTGCGGTGACGGCCTTCTCGAACCTGCCGATGTTGCGCTTGTTCGGCTGGCTGTCGGCCTTCGCGATGATTGCGGCGCTTGTCGCAGACCTGCTCATCCTGCGCCCGACGGCGATGTATCTCTACAGCCTCGTGCCGGCCAGCCTGAAGCATCGCCCCGCCGAGTAG
- the pal_2 gene encoding Peptidoglycan-associated lipoprotein (ID:RHAL1_03973;~source:Prodigal:2.6) yields the protein MSPSSFARRIGLAVALAAALAAGACSKAPDNQFNAYAGGAEPGSAADFAQNIGDRVFFDEDSSDLNPKAQETLNRQVAWLQRYDRGPFTIEGHADERGTREYNFALGQRRAAATKEYMVARGIPSGRIRTISYGKERPVATCNDISCWSQNRRAVTAIAPGQS from the coding sequence GTGAGCCCATCGAGTTTCGCCCGCCGCATCGGCCTCGCCGTCGCGCTCGCCGCCGCGCTGGCCGCCGGCGCCTGCTCCAAGGCGCCAGACAACCAGTTCAACGCCTACGCCGGCGGCGCCGAGCCGGGCAGCGCGGCCGATTTCGCGCAGAACATCGGCGACCGCGTCTTCTTCGACGAGGATTCCTCCGACCTGAACCCGAAGGCGCAGGAGACGCTGAACCGCCAGGTCGCCTGGCTGCAGCGCTACGACCGCGGGCCGTTCACGATCGAGGGCCACGCCGACGAGCGCGGCACCCGCGAGTACAATTTCGCGCTCGGCCAGCGCCGCGCCGCGGCGACCAAGGAGTACATGGTGGCGCGCGGCATCCCCTCGGGCCGCATCCGCACGATCTCCTACGGCAAGGAGCGGCCGGTCGCGACCTGCAACGACATCTCCTGCTGGTCGCAGAACCGCCGCGCCGTGACGGCCATCGCGCCCGGCCAGAGCTGA
- a CDS encoding HAD-superfamily subfamily IIA hydrolase like protein (ID:RHAL1_03974;~source:Prodigal:2.6) has product MTFHQATARKGLADLAASYDLVLCDVWGVVHNGVAHHAAAVDALRRYRQGGGRVVMVTNAPAPAAQVQRRMDRLAVPHDAYDAISTSGDVTIAAIVAAGCPPLFSIGPGGEFALYKEAARLGPRAPELVGIETAEMAICIGPDATGDEPEDYDENLAALKARDLEMICANPDIVVEVGDRLEYCAGAIARRYEAIGGRVTQAGKPFPAIYERALALAGGAPKRVLAIGDATHTDIAGATRMGFDSVLVTSGIHRARLHVGGRGSAIDEAALAQFLDEEKATPTHAMPELAWTF; this is encoded by the coding sequence ATGACCTTCCACCAAGCGACCGCGCGCAAAGGCCTCGCCGACCTTGCCGCGTCCTACGATCTCGTGCTCTGCGACGTCTGGGGCGTCGTCCACAACGGCGTCGCGCACCATGCCGCCGCCGTCGACGCGCTGCGGCGCTACCGCCAGGGCGGCGGCCGCGTCGTGATGGTGACGAATGCGCCGGCGCCGGCCGCGCAGGTGCAGCGGCGCATGGACAGGCTTGCCGTGCCGCACGACGCCTACGACGCCATCTCGACCTCGGGCGACGTCACGATCGCGGCGATCGTCGCGGCCGGCTGCCCGCCGCTCTTCTCGATCGGCCCGGGCGGCGAGTTCGCGCTCTACAAGGAGGCGGCGCGGCTCGGGCCGCGCGCGCCCGAGCTGGTTGGGATCGAAACGGCCGAGATGGCCATTTGCATCGGTCCCGACGCGACGGGAGACGAGCCGGAGGACTACGACGAAAACCTCGCCGCCCTGAAGGCGCGCGATCTCGAGATGATCTGCGCCAACCCCGACATCGTCGTCGAGGTCGGCGACCGGCTGGAATATTGCGCCGGCGCCATCGCGCGGCGCTACGAGGCGATCGGCGGCCGCGTGACCCAGGCCGGCAAGCCGTTCCCGGCGATCTACGAGCGGGCGCTGGCGCTCGCCGGCGGCGCGCCGAAGCGCGTGCTGGCGATCGGCGACGCCACGCACACCGACATCGCCGGCGCGACGCGCATGGGCTTCGACTCGGTGCTTGTGACGTCGGGCATCCATCGCGCCAGGCTGCACGTCGGCGGCCGCGGCTCGGCCATCGACGAGGCCGCGCTGGCGCAGTTCCTCGACGAGGAGAAGGCAACGCCGACCCACGCGATGCCGGAGCTGGCGTGGACGTTTTGA
- a CDS encoding MFS transporter (ID:RHAL1_03975;~source:Prodigal:2.6), whose translation MSESGAGGATMGFIRGFLADRRQKAMLVLGFSQGIPYLLVYATQSAWLTEANVALGTLGILSELTLAYRLKFLWAPFLERYDAPILGRLLGRRRGWMVASQLGVVLGLVGIAIGNPATQLWWTILVSVALGFCGATQDVVIDGWRIASVQTERQALMTSIAETGYRIGILVSGAGALILSDHIGWHGSYFVMAAMMLPGMAAALYAPEPDPVDMPLPPDPDLFDTILGPFLELVRRLGRMAIPILIMIAGFRMPGYISNAMAIPLFKHLHYSNTDIGTVTKLVGFWIAIAGVFAAGIVVTRIGIMASLVIGTIAGSASHLALAYLAAQGGNGGHDYWTFAIAVGIDGFAASFAQIVLITYMSSISSNAFAGSQFGMLTSLVALPGSFLTMGSGFAAGHLGFPLFFTMTALIGLPIALLTIWVWRVEGSRGLSAAHRAPPAHPGLTAEEAPASAPP comes from the coding sequence ATGAGCGAGAGCGGGGCGGGTGGCGCGACAATGGGCTTCATCCGCGGCTTCCTGGCCGACCGCCGCCAGAAGGCGATGCTCGTCCTCGGCTTCTCGCAGGGCATCCCGTACCTGCTCGTCTATGCGACGCAGTCGGCGTGGCTCACCGAGGCCAACGTGGCGCTCGGCACGCTCGGCATCCTCAGCGAGCTGACGCTCGCCTATCGCCTGAAGTTTCTCTGGGCGCCGTTCCTCGAGCGCTACGACGCGCCGATCCTCGGGCGGCTGCTCGGCCGGCGCCGCGGCTGGATGGTCGCCTCGCAGCTCGGCGTCGTCCTCGGCCTCGTCGGCATCGCGATCGGCAATCCCGCGACGCAGCTCTGGTGGACGATCCTCGTCTCGGTGGCGCTCGGCTTCTGCGGCGCGACGCAGGACGTCGTCATCGATGGCTGGCGCATCGCCTCCGTGCAGACCGAGCGCCAGGCGCTGATGACCTCGATCGCCGAGACCGGCTATCGCATCGGCATTCTCGTGTCGGGCGCCGGCGCGCTGATCCTTTCCGACCACATCGGCTGGCACGGCTCCTATTTCGTCATGGCGGCGATGATGCTGCCCGGCATGGCGGCGGCGCTCTACGCGCCGGAGCCAGACCCGGTCGATATGCCGCTGCCGCCGGACCCGGATTTGTTCGACACGATCCTCGGGCCGTTCCTCGAGCTGGTGCGCCGCCTCGGGCGGATGGCGATCCCGATCCTGATCATGATCGCCGGCTTCCGCATGCCCGGCTACATCTCGAACGCGATGGCGATCCCGCTCTTCAAGCACCTGCACTACTCGAACACCGACATCGGCACCGTGACGAAGCTCGTCGGCTTCTGGATCGCGATCGCCGGCGTATTCGCGGCCGGCATCGTGGTGACGCGGATCGGTATCATGGCGAGCCTCGTCATCGGCACGATCGCCGGCTCCGCCTCGCATCTCGCGCTCGCCTATCTCGCCGCGCAGGGCGGCAACGGCGGCCACGACTACTGGACCTTCGCGATCGCCGTCGGCATCGACGGCTTTGCCGCCAGCTTCGCGCAGATCGTGCTCATCACCTACATGTCGTCGATCTCGTCGAATGCCTTCGCCGGCAGCCAGTTCGGCATGCTGACCTCGCTCGTCGCACTGCCCGGCTCATTTCTCACGATGGGCTCGGGCTTCGCCGCCGGGCACCTGGGCTTTCCCTTGTTCTTCACCATGACCGCGCTGATCGGCCTGCCGATCGCGCTGCTCACGATCTGGGTCTGGCGCGTCGAGGGCTCGCGCGGGCTCTCCGCGGCGCACAGGGCGCCGCCGGCGCATCCCGGCTTGACCGCGGAGGAGGCGCCGGCTAGCGCCCCGCCATGA
- a CDS encoding Protease modulator HflC (ID:RHAL1_03977;~source:Prodigal:2.6), whose amino-acid sequence MREYGVFGIVAAMAVILFVAFAGTFQVGQTEQALVLRFGQPVEGRGLVTEPGLHFKLPLVENVIIRPNLILNLESPNQEVLASDSTRIQVDAVLRYKIVDLLKFYQTLQTTDRANNQLGYLLNSAIRRVLGQAGLPEIVRYGRQNLMNQIRSQVNDESEPLGIQAIDVRIRRADLPEQISEQVYQRMNSEYARQAATYRAQGVQEAQTIRAQADRDVVVLLGEAQQKADTARGEGDALRNKTFADAYGRDPDFFAFYRLMGAYNDALASPRTRLVLTPGSANAFFRFFKAPEAQTPPAKPPETLPGQPSAER is encoded by the coding sequence ATGAGAGAGTACGGCGTCTTCGGCATCGTCGCGGCGATGGCCGTCATCCTCTTCGTCGCCTTTGCCGGCACCTTCCAGGTCGGGCAGACGGAGCAGGCGCTGGTGCTGCGCTTCGGCCAGCCCGTCGAAGGTCGTGGCCTCGTCACCGAGCCCGGCCTGCACTTCAAGCTGCCGCTGGTCGAGAACGTGATCATCCGGCCGAACCTGATCCTGAACCTGGAGTCGCCGAACCAGGAGGTGCTCGCCTCCGACTCGACGCGCATCCAGGTCGACGCCGTGCTGCGCTACAAGATCGTCGACCTGCTCAAGTTCTATCAGACGCTGCAGACCACCGATCGCGCCAACAACCAGCTTGGCTACCTGCTCAACTCGGCGATCCGCCGCGTGCTCGGCCAGGCCGGGCTGCCGGAGATCGTGCGCTACGGGCGCCAGAACCTGATGAACCAGATCCGCAGCCAGGTGAACGACGAGAGCGAGCCGCTCGGCATCCAGGCGATCGACGTGCGCATTCGCCGCGCCGACCTGCCGGAGCAGATCTCCGAGCAGGTCTACCAGCGGATGAACTCGGAATACGCCCGCCAGGCGGCGACCTATCGCGCGCAGGGCGTGCAGGAGGCGCAGACGATCCGCGCCCAGGCCGACCGCGACGTCGTCGTGCTGCTCGGCGAGGCGCAGCAGAAGGCCGACACCGCGCGCGGCGAGGGCGACGCGCTGCGCAACAAGACGTTTGCCGACGCCTACGGTCGCGATCCCGACTTCTTCGCCTTCTACCGGCTGATGGGCGCCTACAACGATGCCTTGGCGAGCCCGCGCACGCGGCTCGTGCTGACGCCGGGGTCGGCCAACGCGTTCTTCCGCTTCTTCAAGGCGCCCGAGGCCCAGACGCCGCCAGCGAAGCCGCCGGAGACGCTGCCCGGCCAGCCGTCCGCCGAGCGCTAA
- a CDS encoding hypothetical protein (ID:RHAL1_03978;~conserved protein of unknown function;~source:Prodigal:2.6), with translation MAILDLRPNCECCDTDLPPSSPDAFICTSECTFCRTCAEGVLAGHCPNCLGNLVTRPIRPAGGPTGGLRKHPASQKRVLKDGGCTQAPDISRAGEVWA, from the coding sequence ATGGCCATTCTCGACCTCAGACCGAACTGCGAGTGCTGCGACACGGACCTTCCGCCGAGCTCGCCGGACGCCTTCATCTGCACGTCCGAGTGCACCTTCTGCCGCACGTGCGCGGAAGGCGTGCTCGCCGGCCATTGCCCGAACTGCCTCGGCAATCTCGTGACGCGGCCGATCCGCCCGGCGGGCGGACCCACCGGCGGCCTGCGCAAGCACCCGGCTTCGCAGAAGCGCGTGCTGAAGGACGGCGGCTGCACGCAGGCGCCGGACATCAGCCGGGCCGGCGAGGTTTGGGCCTAA
- the cynS gene encoding Cyanate hydratase (ID:RHAL1_03979;~source:Prodigal:2.6): protein MKRADLTEKILDIKREKNWTWKYIAAEIGGMSEVLVVGALLGQMKLTKPLAAKAAELFGLSEVEARMLNEVPMRGMPMPPTDPLIYRFYELVMINGPAWKALIEEEFGDGIMSAIDFDLAMERLPDPKGDRVKMTMSGKFLPYKYYGTIGNHQALGYKEE from the coding sequence TTGAAGCGCGCGGACCTCACGGAAAAGATCCTCGACATCAAGCGCGAGAAGAACTGGACCTGGAAATACATCGCCGCCGAGATCGGCGGCATGTCGGAAGTGCTCGTCGTCGGCGCGCTGCTCGGCCAGATGAAGCTGACGAAGCCGCTGGCCGCCAAGGCCGCCGAGCTGTTCGGCCTCTCCGAGGTCGAGGCGCGCATGCTGAACGAGGTGCCGATGCGCGGCATGCCGATGCCGCCGACCGACCCGCTCATCTACCGCTTCTACGAGCTCGTGATGATCAACGGGCCGGCCTGGAAGGCGCTGATCGAGGAGGAGTTCGGCGACGGCATCATGTCGGCGATCGACTTCGACCTGGCGATGGAGCGCCTGCCCGACCCGAAGGGCGACCGCGTCAAGATGACGATGTCGGGCAAGTTCCTGCCCTACAAGTACTACGGCACGATCGGCAACCATCAGGCGCTCGGCTACAAGGAAGAGTAG
- the petR gene encoding Protein PetR (ID:RHAL1_03980;~source:Prodigal:2.6) — MTDAPQSQTSDSPAPADDAAHLLIVDDDRRIRELLRRYLVGVGYRVTTAGNADEATTAMRNISFDLIVLDVMMPGEDGFTFASKLRNDGGPTAQIPILMLTAKTEFEERVLGFEIGVDDYLGKPFEPKELSLRIASILRRARTPVDSGLPSQVQFGPFAFDIERGELREGAEVVRITEREREMLRLLAQNAGGTVSREALSGQGGAGNERTIDVQVNRLRRKIEADPANPLFLQTVRGAGYRLLVDR, encoded by the coding sequence ATGACCGATGCCCCGCAGTCGCAGACGAGCGACAGCCCCGCGCCCGCCGACGACGCCGCCCACCTCCTGATCGTCGATGACGACCGGCGCATCCGCGAGCTGCTGCGGCGCTACCTCGTCGGCGTCGGCTATCGCGTCACGACGGCCGGCAACGCCGACGAGGCGACGACGGCGATGCGCAACATCTCCTTCGACCTCATCGTGCTCGACGTCATGATGCCCGGCGAGGACGGCTTCACCTTCGCCTCCAAGCTGCGCAACGACGGCGGCCCCACGGCGCAGATCCCGATCCTGATGCTCACCGCCAAGACCGAGTTCGAGGAGCGCGTGCTCGGCTTCGAGATCGGCGTCGACGACTATCTCGGCAAGCCCTTCGAGCCGAAGGAGCTGTCGCTGCGCATCGCCTCGATCCTGCGGCGCGCCCGCACGCCGGTGGACAGCGGCCTGCCGAGCCAGGTGCAGTTCGGCCCCTTCGCCTTCGACATCGAGCGCGGCGAGCTGCGCGAGGGCGCCGAGGTCGTGCGCATTACCGAGCGCGAGCGCGAGATGCTGCGGCTGCTCGCGCAGAACGCCGGCGGCACCGTCTCGCGCGAAGCGCTATCCGGCCAAGGCGGCGCCGGCAACGAGCGCACGATCGACGTCCAGGTGAACCGCCTGCGCCGCAAGATCGAGGCGGACCCGGCGAACCCGCTGTTCCTGCAGACAGTGCGCGGCGCCGGCTACCGGCTGCTGGTCGACCGCTAG
- a CDS encoding exported protein of unknown function (ID:RHAL1_03981;~source:Prodigal:2.6), with amino-acid sequence MKNQFALKSGVAAVVLSFAFAGSASAAGLFDFLMPQQQAPAYQAYAPQGDQPLQTGRSVAVTGDTDLAPQASTMTTHALVSDPTGAAPGTITISTKDRALYLSQGDGMAVRYSIGVGRDGFTWSGTAHIARKAEWPNWTPPKEMIARRPDIPHFMKGGLGNPLGARAMYLYNGKGDTGFRIHGTNEPDTIGQAVSSGCIRMMNADVEDLYERVKVGTKVVVL; translated from the coding sequence ATGAAAAACCAGTTTGCGTTGAAGAGCGGCGTCGCTGCCGTTGTGCTTTCGTTCGCGTTCGCCGGCTCGGCGTCTGCCGCCGGCCTGTTCGACTTCCTGATGCCGCAGCAGCAGGCGCCGGCCTACCAGGCCTATGCCCCGCAGGGCGACCAGCCGCTGCAGACGGGCCGCTCCGTCGCCGTCACCGGCGACACGGACCTTGCGCCGCAGGCCTCGACGATGACGACGCACGCGCTCGTCTCCGATCCGACCGGCGCCGCGCCCGGCACGATCACCATCTCGACCAAGGATCGCGCGCTCTACCTCTCGCAGGGCGACGGCATGGCGGTGCGCTACTCGATCGGCGTCGGCCGCGACGGCTTCACGTGGTCCGGCACCGCGCATATCGCGCGCAAGGCCGAATGGCCGAACTGGACGCCGCCGAAGGAGATGATCGCGCGTCGCCCGGACATCCCGCACTTCATGAAGGGCGGCCTCGGCAACCCGCTCGGCGCCCGCGCCATGTACCTCTACAACGGCAAGGGCGACACCGGCTTCCGCATCCACGGCACCAACGAGCCGGACACGATCGGCCAGGCGGTCTCCTCGGGCTGCATCCGCATGATGAACGCGGACGTCGAGGACCTCTACGAGCGCGTCAAGGTCGGCACCAAGGTCGTCGTCCTCTAA
- a CDS encoding L,D-transpeptidase (ID:RHAL1_03982;~source:Prodigal:2.6) codes for MSRKIVWTATVSLVGLVLAAGTATAQYRGYGYDYDSAPNYYQQGPGGYDPYYGGPQGPAPRGPASYPDDRRGPQGYGGGRYRGGYEQDGYGYDQGQPYYPEPQGYGDAGGGDRTIANDMRTMREVENPTKQPPGTIVIDTGSRHLYYVQDGGRALEYGIGVGREGFAWKGTAHVQRKAEWPGWTPPPEMLKRRPDLPRHMDGGIENPLGARAMYLYNGKGDTGFRIHGTNEPDTIGQAVSSGCIRMMNADVVDLYKRVPVGTKVVVL; via the coding sequence ATGTCTCGCAAGATCGTTTGGACGGCTACGGTCTCCCTGGTCGGGCTCGTGCTCGCCGCCGGCACCGCGACGGCGCAGTACCGCGGCTACGGCTACGACTATGATTCCGCGCCGAACTACTACCAGCAGGGCCCCGGCGGCTACGATCCGTACTACGGCGGCCCGCAGGGTCCGGCGCCGCGCGGCCCGGCCTCCTATCCCGACGACCGGCGCGGGCCGCAAGGCTACGGCGGCGGCCGCTATCGCGGCGGCTACGAGCAGGACGGCTACGGCTACGACCAGGGCCAGCCCTACTATCCCGAGCCGCAGGGCTACGGCGACGCCGGCGGCGGCGACCGCACCATCGCCAACGACATGCGCACGATGCGCGAGGTCGAGAACCCGACCAAGCAGCCGCCGGGCACGATCGTCATCGATACTGGCTCGCGCCACCTCTACTACGTCCAGGACGGCGGCCGCGCGCTCGAATACGGGATCGGCGTCGGCCGCGAGGGCTTCGCGTGGAAGGGCACCGCGCACGTGCAGCGCAAGGCCGAGTGGCCGGGCTGGACGCCGCCGCCCGAGATGCTGAAGCGCCGGCCCGACCTGCCGCGCCACATGGACGGCGGCATCGAGAACCCGCTCGGCGCCCGCGCCATGTACCTCTACAACGGCAAGGGCGACACCGGCTTCCGCATCCACGGCACCAACGAGCCGGACACGATCGGCCAGGCGGTGTCGTCGGGCTGCATCCGCATGATGAACGCCGACGTGGTCGACCTCTACAAGCGCGTGCCGGTCGGCACGAAGGTCGTGGTGCTCTGA
- a CDS encoding protein of unknown function (ID:RHAL1_03983;~source:Prodigal:2.6), giving the protein MIGKWQGGPYGFVYEFLSSGDYILTSPGPGHSGRTNKYQLLDGGRIKFEEAFGFSVICSYSVADNALTVSGCDGYAGTYRKI; this is encoded by the coding sequence TTGATCGGCAAGTGGCAGGGCGGACCTTACGGCTTCGTCTACGAGTTTCTGTCAAGCGGCGACTATATACTGACGAGCCCTGGGCCCGGCCACAGCGGTCGAACGAACAAGTACCAACTTCTCGACGGTGGCAGGATCAAGTTCGAGGAGGCTTTCGGCTTCTCCGTGATCTGCAGTTATTCCGTCGCGGACAATGCACTCACAGTTTCGGGATGCGACGGCTACGCCGGGACGTATCGGAAGATTTGA